From the genome of Thermoflexus hugenholtzii, one region includes:
- a CDS encoding peptidoglycan DD-metalloendopeptidase family protein: protein MSRVGSWARAWLEGWAARLQEPIRRAGAFALDLWTHYSRHVGLVLAVGLVYLGLVQGRAAPAWLFQPVRLPQAASAQPASPEVLQALLRRSAYLGGTRRNSPALLIRQVDLHTEIPERPRRGIITYTVQSGDTLFGIAEKFKLRPETILWANYDVLQDDPHMLEIGQVLNIPPVDGVLHVVKEGETLEAIAQKYNVSPEAIRNAEWNGLQDGGEPQVGQMLIVPGGTRPFAGWTPPRQAYVVVAGGKRLPSGACPSVQVPPLGTGSFIWPVNSRWRSGYDFTAYHPGVDFAGRLGDPVYAADAGTVVYAGWSTVGYGNLIVLDHGNGYQTYYAHLSAIFVGCGQQVAKGATIGLVGSTGRSTGPHLHFEIRGPGGFVNPWRALP, encoded by the coding sequence ATGTCGCGAGTAGGTTCCTGGGCGCGGGCCTGGCTGGAAGGATGGGCCGCCCGGCTGCAGGAGCCGATCCGGAGAGCGGGGGCGTTCGCCCTCGATTTGTGGACCCATTACAGCCGGCACGTGGGACTGGTCCTGGCGGTGGGCCTGGTCTATCTGGGCCTCGTCCAGGGCCGTGCGGCTCCGGCCTGGCTGTTCCAGCCGGTGCGCCTCCCTCAGGCCGCCTCGGCTCAGCCGGCTTCCCCTGAGGTGCTGCAGGCCCTGCTCCGTCGATCCGCCTATCTGGGCGGAACCCGTCGGAACAGCCCGGCCTTGCTGATCCGCCAGGTGGATCTCCACACCGAGATCCCGGAACGTCCCCGGAGGGGCATCATCACCTACACCGTCCAGTCCGGCGACACCCTCTTCGGCATCGCGGAGAAGTTCAAGCTGCGGCCTGAGACCATCCTCTGGGCAAACTACGATGTCCTCCAGGATGATCCCCACATGCTGGAGATCGGCCAGGTCCTGAACATCCCGCCGGTGGATGGCGTGCTTCATGTGGTCAAAGAGGGGGAGACCCTGGAGGCCATCGCCCAGAAATACAACGTGAGCCCGGAGGCTATCCGCAACGCGGAGTGGAACGGCTTGCAGGACGGCGGGGAGCCCCAGGTGGGCCAGATGCTGATCGTGCCGGGCGGCACGCGTCCCTTCGCGGGGTGGACCCCGCCCCGTCAGGCCTATGTGGTGGTGGCGGGCGGCAAGCGGCTGCCCTCGGGGGCCTGCCCCAGCGTGCAGGTTCCCCCGCTGGGCACGGGAAGTTTCATCTGGCCGGTTAACAGCCGCTGGCGGTCCGGCTACGATTTCACCGCCTACCATCCGGGGGTGGATTTCGCCGGCCGCCTGGGCGATCCGGTCTATGCGGCGGACGCCGGCACCGTGGTTTACGCCGGCTGGAGCACCGTTGGCTACGGCAACTTGATCGTTCTGGACCACGGGAACGGTTATCAGACGTACTACGCGCACCTCAGCGCGATCTTCGTCGGTTGCGGGCAGCAGGTGGCCAAGGGGGCGACCATCGGCCTGGTGGGCTCCACCGGGCGTTCCACCGGGCCGCACCTGCACTTCGAGATCCGGGGACCCGGCGGCTTCGTGAACCCCTGGCGCGCGCTTCCGTAG
- a CDS encoding Zn-ribbon domain-containing OB-fold protein, translating to MALIERILHARDARAWHGTIRLEGVYTAGVAGERWLRGLQAGKIYGTRCPRCQYTYVPARRFCERCLGGLDEGAWVEVGPQGTLLSWTRVYLAPDGSRLAHPRTLGLIRLDGADALFIHDLLDEGTPWAVGMRVEAVFRPAPERVGSLLDLQGFRPIR from the coding sequence ATGGCGCTCATCGAACGGATCCTTCATGCCCGGGACGCCCGCGCCTGGCACGGCACGATCCGGCTGGAGGGGGTCTACACCGCAGGGGTGGCCGGGGAGCGCTGGCTGCGCGGCCTGCAGGCCGGCAAGATCTACGGGACCCGCTGCCCCCGTTGTCAATATACCTACGTTCCGGCCCGCCGTTTCTGTGAGCGCTGCCTGGGTGGGCTGGACGAGGGGGCATGGGTGGAGGTGGGCCCGCAGGGGACGCTCCTCTCATGGACGCGGGTGTATCTCGCCCCGGACGGGAGCCGGCTGGCGCATCCCCGCACCCTCGGCCTGATCCGCCTGGATGGAGCCGACGCCCTCTTCATCCACGACCTGCTGGATGAGGGAACCCCCTGGGCCGTCGGCATGCGGGTGGAAGCCGTCTTCCGCCCGGCCCCGGAGCGGGTCGGCAGCCTCCTGGACCTTCAAGGCTTCCGCCCGATTCGGTAG
- a CDS encoding Zn-ribbon domain-containing OB-fold protein, with translation MERWVYPTTGLRPEDIEQGRVLTTRAPLRGEYAWDTGVAVGRFLAELKNGRLIGRRCRSCGRVMIPPRMFCEQCFRPTDEWVPLADTGTVITFSVCTISWDMRRLEVPEVPAVIAIDGASPGMGILHKLGEVGQTLEEILQRVRVGMRVQAVWKPPHEREGAITDIRYFRPLEA, from the coding sequence ATGGAGCGCTGGGTCTACCCCACCACCGGCCTCCGGCCGGAGGACATCGAACAGGGACGGGTGCTCACCACCCGGGCGCCGTTGCGGGGCGAATACGCCTGGGACACCGGGGTGGCGGTGGGGCGCTTCCTGGCCGAGCTGAAGAACGGCCGGCTGATCGGCCGGCGCTGCCGATCCTGCGGCCGGGTGATGATCCCGCCCCGCATGTTCTGCGAGCAGTGCTTCCGCCCCACCGACGAATGGGTCCCCCTGGCCGATACCGGCACGGTGATCACCTTCTCGGTGTGCACCATCTCCTGGGACATGCGCCGCCTGGAGGTCCCGGAGGTCCCTGCCGTCATCGCCATCGATGGCGCCTCCCCCGGGATGGGGATTCTGCACAAGCTGGGGGAGGTCGGGCAGACCCTCGAGGAGATCCTCCAGCGGGTCCGGGTCGGCATGCGGGTTCAAGCGGTCTGGAAGCCGCCGCACGAGCGGGAGGGCGCGATCACCGACATCCGGTATTTCCGACCCCTGGAAGCCTGA
- a CDS encoding thiolase domain-containing protein, whose translation MAGRRVAIVGAGMTKFVRRALETGPELAWEAAHKALESCEMTLDQIDAVVLGSAPDAFDGVHMKVEYLSPGAGAWGKPTIRGYVGGGTGVFAAIQGWYHIASGMFDTVLVVCEEKMSSCHPHPQAAFNYIFDHTLERPLGPNLLWIFALEMNAYMTKYGLTKRDIAMVAVKNKRNAADHPAAQLGDPNITVEDVLNSEVLAWPVQRLDVSPTSDGAVAIVMAAEHVARRVTNKPVWVEGVGWSLDTQYWTNRDLSYPTYVEEAARKAYAMAGIKEPRKEIHIVEPYDPFDYKELHHLEGLLLADRGKAAELIALGIANRDGDMPVTPSGGLLGVGNPIAAAGLMKVAEIFWQLRGEAGKRQVPGQPRRGLAQAWGDLMQVGTVIILGI comes from the coding sequence ATGGCGGGACGGCGAGTGGCCATCGTCGGTGCGGGGATGACCAAGTTCGTGCGCCGGGCCCTGGAGACCGGCCCGGAGCTGGCCTGGGAGGCCGCCCACAAGGCCCTGGAGTCTTGCGAGATGACCCTGGATCAGATCGACGCGGTCGTGCTGGGCTCCGCCCCCGATGCCTTCGATGGGGTCCATATGAAGGTGGAGTATCTGAGCCCGGGGGCAGGCGCCTGGGGCAAGCCCACCATCCGGGGTTACGTGGGCGGCGGGACCGGGGTCTTCGCCGCCATCCAGGGCTGGTATCACATCGCCAGCGGGATGTTCGACACGGTGCTGGTGGTGTGTGAGGAGAAGATGTCCTCCTGCCACCCGCACCCGCAGGCGGCCTTCAATTACATCTTCGATCACACCCTGGAGCGCCCCCTGGGCCCCAACCTCCTGTGGATCTTCGCCCTCGAGATGAACGCATATATGACGAAATACGGGCTCACGAAGCGGGACATCGCGATGGTGGCGGTGAAGAACAAGCGCAACGCGGCCGACCATCCGGCGGCCCAGCTGGGCGATCCGAACATCACGGTGGAGGATGTGCTGAACTCAGAGGTGCTGGCCTGGCCGGTGCAGCGGCTGGACGTCTCCCCGACCAGCGACGGGGCGGTGGCTATCGTGATGGCCGCCGAGCATGTGGCCCGGCGGGTGACGAACAAGCCGGTCTGGGTGGAAGGCGTGGGCTGGTCCCTGGACACCCAATACTGGACCAACCGGGACCTCTCCTACCCCACGTATGTGGAAGAAGCCGCCCGCAAGGCCTACGCGATGGCCGGCATCAAGGAGCCCCGCAAGGAGATCCACATCGTGGAGCCCTATGATCCCTTCGATTATAAGGAGCTGCATCACCTGGAGGGGCTGCTGCTGGCGGATCGCGGGAAGGCCGCTGAGCTGATCGCCCTCGGGATCGCCAACCGGGACGGGGACATGCCGGTCACGCCCTCCGGGGGGCTCCTGGGGGTCGGGAACCCTATCGCGGCCGCCGGCCTGATGAAGGTGGCCGAGATCTTCTGGCAGCTCCGGGGGGAGGCCGGCAAGCGCCAGGTGCCCGGCCAGCCCCGACGGGGCCTGGCCCAGGCCTGGGGGGATCTGATGCAGGTCGGCACGGTGATCATCCTGGGAATCTGA
- a CDS encoding type II toxin-antitoxin system VapC family toxin, with protein MRTYVLDTHALIWYLTRDERLSPAARQAFREIERGEARGLIPIVVLLELIRIEEKELIPPLWEAVLATLLGGGRFEVVPLDLNLLALVRELPEIEDLHDRVIVAIARRYEAVLVTYDEIIRRSGLVETLW; from the coding sequence GTGAGAACGTACGTTCTGGATACTCACGCCCTGATCTGGTATCTCACGCGGGATGAGCGGCTCAGCCCGGCGGCCCGGCAGGCTTTCCGGGAGATCGAGCGAGGGGAGGCCAGAGGGCTGATCCCCATCGTTGTCCTGTTGGAGCTGATCCGGATCGAGGAGAAGGAGCTGATCCCGCCCCTCTGGGAGGCCGTCCTGGCCACGCTGCTCGGCGGGGGGAGATTCGAGGTGGTGCCCCTGGACCTCAACCTGTTGGCGCTGGTGCGGGAGCTGCCGGAGATCGAGGACCTGCACGACCGGGTGATCGTGGCCATCGCCCGGCGCTATGAGGCGGTTCTGGTCACCTACGATGAGATCATCCGGCGCTCCGGCCTGGTGGAAACCCTCTGGTGA